A single region of the Manihot esculenta cultivar AM560-2 chromosome 12, M.esculenta_v8, whole genome shotgun sequence genome encodes:
- the LOC122721389 gene encoding uncharacterized protein LOC122721389, with protein sequence MDRETPDESPPVGNDGDWKKEKLEKLEKSKQVQLSALDDLVSVNSLFTIAIFLGLAFASPSQQSLDNRPECSPDVKMEKRLVLYEVLSFACFLLSSLVAKSLKLFINVQDTKETIRIDRAHEYKVIKPRRGFMILLSVLASTIGVVFLTISMVDVVQIKIGKMSCGIYETRAAVISLCAVVALALVIYLPSTMITILRCMYNF encoded by the exons ATGGACAG GGAAACGCCTGATGAAAGCCCACCGGTCGGAAACGACGGCGACTGGAAGAAGGAAAAATTAGAAAAACTTGAAAAATCGAAACAGGTTCAGTTAAGCGCACTGGATGATCTCGTTTCTGTGAACTCCCTTTTCACAATAGCCATCTTCTTGGGCTTAGCCTTCGCATCTCCATCTCAACAAAGCCTTGATAATCGACCGGAATGTTCACCGGACGTCAAGATGGAAAAGAGGCTTGTTCTTTATGAAGTACTATCGTTTGCTTGCTTCCTCCTTTCAAGCCTGGTGGCGAAATCTCTCAAGCTTTTCATCAATGTCCAAGACACCAAAGAAACTATACGTATTGATCGAGCTCATGAATATAAAGTGATAAAGCCAAGAAGAGGTTTCATGATACTTTTGTCGGTGTTGGCGTCGACGATTGGGGTGGTGTTTTTGACGATTTCAATGGTTGATGTTGTTCAGATAAAGATCGGGAAGATGTCGTGTGGGATTTATGAGACTCGTGCTGCTGTGATATCGCTATGTGCTGTTGTGGCTCTGGCTCTCGTCATCTATTTACCTTCGACTATGATAACTATTTTACGTTGTATGTATAATTTTTAG
- the LOC110627803 gene encoding uncharacterized protein LOC110627803 isoform X2, with protein MATRSLNRILATVMISSAALSLTPKPAFAYLTHPASTDSIIFDAKEKMKTMGYHSFFTKKDHGSGDKGNEMHDEIKCGNVVSRLFQTVIKDYKCPTLDHSVSELNKTNCGTFPLEKGKLLKQVLEDENYHVEKMYSSEVWYRDVKKGKGAIATDDQILQLRIHCNLYNDAGDTLFNSLEHNTSSVEVHLCDHIFGPGVVKAIKNMRVGGIRRIILPKKYAPASGVQMISKRGAPNIKAYGVMDVELVAVCASPVCCS; from the exons ATGGCAACCAGAAGTTTAAATCGGATACTAGCAACTGTGATGATCTCTTCTGCGGCCCTCTCTCTCACCCCCAAGCCAGCTTTTGCCT ACTTAACTCATCCGGCAAGCACAGATTCCATCATTTTCGATGCTAAGGAGAAGATGAAAACAATGGGTTACCACTCATTTTTCACCAAAAAAGATCATGGAAG TGGAGACAAGGGAAATGAGATGCATGATGAGATCAAATGTGGCAACGTTGTCAGTCGATTGTTCCAGACGGTGATTAAAGACTACAAGTGTCCAACACTTGATCATTCTGTTTCAGAATTGAATAAAACTAACTGTGGAACTTTCCCTCTAGAGAAAG GGAAACTGCTGAAACAAGTACTAGAGGATGAGAATTACCATGTTGAAAAGATGTATAGTTCAGAGGTTTGGTACCGGGATGTTAAAAAGGGTAAAGGTGCTATAGCAACAGATGATCAGATTTTACAG CTGAGGATCCACTGCAACCTTTATAATGATGCCGGAGATACCCTTTTTAACAGTTTAGAGCACAATACTTCTTCGGTGGAAGTCCACTTGTGCGATCATATATTTGGGCcag GAGTTGTGAAAGCGATTAAAAACATGCGAGTAGGAGGAATAAGAAGGATTATTCTTCCTAAGAAATATGCCCCG GCTTCTGGTGTACAGATGATTTCTAAGCGTGGTGCTCCAAACATCAAAGCGTATGGAGTCATGGATGTGGAGTTGGTTGCAGTTTGTGCATCCCCCGTATGTTGCTCCTAA
- the LOC110627803 gene encoding uncharacterized protein LOC110627803 isoform X1 → MATRSLNRILATVMISSAALSLTPKPAFAYLTHPASTDSIIFDAKEKMKTMGYHSFFTKKDHGSSGDKGNEMHDEIKCGNVVSRLFQTVIKDYKCPTLDHSVSELNKTNCGTFPLEKGKLLKQVLEDENYHVEKMYSSEVWYRDVKKGKGAIATDDQILQLRIHCNLYNDAGDTLFNSLEHNTSSVEVHLCDHIFGPGVVKAIKNMRVGGIRRIILPKKYAPASGVQMISKRGAPNIKAYGVMDVELVAVCASPVCCS, encoded by the exons ATGGCAACCAGAAGTTTAAATCGGATACTAGCAACTGTGATGATCTCTTCTGCGGCCCTCTCTCTCACCCCCAAGCCAGCTTTTGCCT ACTTAACTCATCCGGCAAGCACAGATTCCATCATTTTCGATGCTAAGGAGAAGATGAAAACAATGGGTTACCACTCATTTTTCACCAAAAAAGATCATGGAAG CAGTGGAGACAAGGGAAATGAGATGCATGATGAGATCAAATGTGGCAACGTTGTCAGTCGATTGTTCCAGACGGTGATTAAAGACTACAAGTGTCCAACACTTGATCATTCTGTTTCAGAATTGAATAAAACTAACTGTGGAACTTTCCCTCTAGAGAAAG GGAAACTGCTGAAACAAGTACTAGAGGATGAGAATTACCATGTTGAAAAGATGTATAGTTCAGAGGTTTGGTACCGGGATGTTAAAAAGGGTAAAGGTGCTATAGCAACAGATGATCAGATTTTACAG CTGAGGATCCACTGCAACCTTTATAATGATGCCGGAGATACCCTTTTTAACAGTTTAGAGCACAATACTTCTTCGGTGGAAGTCCACTTGTGCGATCATATATTTGGGCcag GAGTTGTGAAAGCGATTAAAAACATGCGAGTAGGAGGAATAAGAAGGATTATTCTTCCTAAGAAATATGCCCCG GCTTCTGGTGTACAGATGATTTCTAAGCGTGGTGCTCCAAACATCAAAGCGTATGGAGTCATGGATGTGGAGTTGGTTGCAGTTTGTGCATCCCCCGTATGTTGCTCCTAA
- the LOC110627803 gene encoding uncharacterized protein LOC110627803 isoform X3: MATRSLNRILATVMISSAALSLTPKPAFAYLTHPASTDSIIFDAKEKMKTMGYHSFFTKKDHGSSGDKGNEMHDEIKCGNVVSRLFQTVIKDYKCPTLDHSVSELNKTNCGTFPLEKGKLLKQVLEDENYHVEKMYSSEVWYRDVKKGKGAIATDDQILQLRIHCNLYNDAGDTLFNSLEHNTSSVEVHLCDHIFGPGVVKAIKNMRVGGIRRIILPKKYAPMISKRGAPNIKAYGVMDVELVAVCASPVCCS, encoded by the exons ATGGCAACCAGAAGTTTAAATCGGATACTAGCAACTGTGATGATCTCTTCTGCGGCCCTCTCTCTCACCCCCAAGCCAGCTTTTGCCT ACTTAACTCATCCGGCAAGCACAGATTCCATCATTTTCGATGCTAAGGAGAAGATGAAAACAATGGGTTACCACTCATTTTTCACCAAAAAAGATCATGGAAG CAGTGGAGACAAGGGAAATGAGATGCATGATGAGATCAAATGTGGCAACGTTGTCAGTCGATTGTTCCAGACGGTGATTAAAGACTACAAGTGTCCAACACTTGATCATTCTGTTTCAGAATTGAATAAAACTAACTGTGGAACTTTCCCTCTAGAGAAAG GGAAACTGCTGAAACAAGTACTAGAGGATGAGAATTACCATGTTGAAAAGATGTATAGTTCAGAGGTTTGGTACCGGGATGTTAAAAAGGGTAAAGGTGCTATAGCAACAGATGATCAGATTTTACAG CTGAGGATCCACTGCAACCTTTATAATGATGCCGGAGATACCCTTTTTAACAGTTTAGAGCACAATACTTCTTCGGTGGAAGTCCACTTGTGCGATCATATATTTGGGCcag GAGTTGTGAAAGCGATTAAAAACATGCGAGTAGGAGGAATAAGAAGGATTATTCTTCCTAAGAAATATGCCCCG ATGATTTCTAAGCGTGGTGCTCCAAACATCAAAGCGTATGGAGTCATGGATGTGGAGTTGGTTGCAGTTTGTGCATCCCCCGTATGTTGCTCCTAA